In Pseudobdellovibrio exovorus JSS, the genomic stretch GAAACTTAGACGTTATGGAGTTTACTAATGAAAGCTGAGACTCGTTCTGCCCATAACGGACTGCAATTAGCTCAAACTCAGGTTTATCATCTTTTAGACGATCAACTGATCTTGATTCTACGTTCGTGGGGTTCATCTGATTACAACCAAAAATTTGTAGACGAAGTGACACATTATATTTCGTCGGCACAAGCGGATTTGGAAGTGACAACTCCGTTTGACTACCACGAGGGATTGACATCGCTAGCAAACCGCACGCGCGTGTCTTTGTTGCTAGCCCACGATCTGTTTTATAAGAATGACAACAAATCTGAATACTCTGTTGGATTTGAAGCTATGGTTCTTTTCACGGCGAAGAATGAAGTGGCATGGTCAAGTGTCGGGCGCTTTGCTTTACACAAGATCAATGGTTCCTCTGTCAGTCATATCCTACAGACAGGAACCGATTTAGATAGCGAAACTCTATTGCCAGTACAGTTACTAGGTGTCGAACGTGATATGGATTTGATGTCGGGTTCTATTGCGATGACAGAGGAAAGTAAGCTGGTTATTTCATCCACTTACAACTGTGATATTGCTATCAATCCAGAACAAGATGTTCAGGCACCTGTGAGTGTTTTAGGTAATGGGTCTTATTGGTTTGCATTGGTGACAGCAGGCTGAGGCCACTGTCTATCTGGATCCCAAAGTCCCCAAATATTTTCTAAAGATAAATTATAAGAGTGTCGCCGAGCTTCTTCATAAAGAGCATCTTTTTCCTGTTTTGGATTTTTAAAATAAATAAGAAGCGTTGAAAGAGGATTCGTTGTCTTATTTTTTTTCAAGCGAGAGGCTTCTTTATCGAAGACGGACGCACGGCTGTTCGGTTTTGCCCAGTATTCGCGATTATTTTGTGAAAGTTTATACTCGCTTCCGGTGTACGTACGCCATTTGTCAGCATTGGAAAGTTCGCGAATACGGCGTAGGGATCGTAGATCATCCGCAGTGACTTCATTCTGAGTAGAAATTAAATTGATCGTCTCTAAACCATCAGTAAGGCGATTGTAGAACTCATTGGTGTCTGCCTCGATAAAAAGGTAGTGTTTAAAGATCAAAGAAAATCTGAGTTCTAAAGATTTCTTCCACGTGTTGGCCGCTTCGACTAATAAAAACCGCGGCTCATTGGGAATACTGTCCAGTTCATTCGAACTCCAAAGTGCAGAAAAGCTCCAAACCGGAAATTGAGGGTCAGAGGTGATATTGATCTGCGGGGACACCGTTTTGGCTAAGCTGTATCCAAAGTCAGCTAGTGAAATAGGCGAGTCAAATTTCCAATTGATACCTTCATCACCTTTTTGCCTTGGAGGTTTGATAAACATGGCGACCCGCGTGGCTTCGCTGTGCAAGTTAGAATAGACAGACTCATTTAATCGCGCGTATTCAGACTTTCCCTGTAGTCCTACAACGATGACGTAGTTAGATTCCCAAAGATTTTCTTCTTTGAGTCTTTCAAAAAATAAACCAAGGCTTTCATCGAACTTTTCTAACCCCGAAATCTGTTCTTCACCTTCATTGATAGAATCCAGATCTGAGCTGTAGATGACCGAGAAAAAAGGAGCAGAGGATTCTTCAACCCAATTGAAGAATAGATCTGACTGGCGACGAAAACTGATGGAATAAGAGGATTGCAACAGAAACGAAATGTCGTCGAATAAGTCAAATCCCCTAGATAGGCCGGTCTTTTTTAAGATAGTGGGTTTACCACTCCAGAAAGCTGTGCGGTATTTTTGAGTTTTAAATAACTCAGGTAAAGTAGGAAGATCTGGATTCAGGCGATCAAAGCTGCGATGCAGTTGGTGCTGGAACGGGTACGTAGCGGTTAACAGCGACCCCATAGCTGCGGCTGTTTGAGTCGATGTGGTGAACGCATTACTAAAACGGATACTTTCGTGACAAAGAGTATTCAGTCCCGAGACCTCATCGCTTTTTTCTTCCGAGCAAGAAAAGGCATTAAAAGAAAGTTGATCCGCAGCCACGATGATAAAAGATGGTTTTTTGTTTTCCTTACAGGAACTCAAGGACAAAAGTCCGGCAGTGCACAAACTGATAACGATCCAGACCTTCAATAAATCCCGTTTTGACGCTTTCATGGACAGACTCCATAATAAAGAAACAAATCAGAAAGTAAAGAGGAGTCACCTATGTTATCAGAAAAGATCTTTGTAATTGCCCATTATGCCGACCAAGCGGTGCTGATTTTGTTGGTATTAATGAGTGTGGTTTCTGTAGGAATGATCTTTGAAAGATTTGTGGCCTTAAAAAAAGTGTCTCAAGACAGTGAAGCAATTCGCGCTAAAATTCGTCAGGCTTTGCACGATGGCAACTTAGCGGGTTTTGAAGACCTAGCTCGCGACACCTCTTCTTTAGAAGGTCGCGCGGCTTCGCAGGCTCTAAGACATTTAAACGAGACCGGATTAGCGGGCTTTGAAGAGGTTTTTAATACGTTCATGTTGAATGAAAAACCGGCGCTAGAAAGATATTTAGCTCCATTGGCGACGATTGCTTCCAATGCGCCATTTATCGGTCTTTTGGGAACAGTTTTAGGTATTATGAAAGCCTTCAACGATTTAGCTCAAGCTTCAGATGCAGGACAGCAGACAGTGATGGCAGGTATTTCGATTGCGCTTGTCGCGACGGCCGCGGGTCTTTTCGTGGCGATTCCTGCTGGTATTTTCTATAACTACTACACGCGTAAAGTAAAAGGCATCTACACGAATTTAGAAAGCGTGAAAGAGCTAGGCCTAGCGTATGCTAAGAAGAAAGGTTTGAACTAATGGGGTTTAAATCGGATTCTCAAGACGATGTTCTGGCCGAGATTAACGTCGTTCCCTTAGTTGATATCATCTTAGTGGTACTGATCATTTTTATGGTCACCGCGCCAATGATTATGAATTCCTCTTTGAATGTGAACTTACCGAAAGCGGGGGCGGGTGACGCTACGGCTCCTAGTAAGTTAAACATTCTGATCGCCAGCGATGGGCGTCTGAGTCTTGATGGAAAAATCGTCGACGAGATGCAAATTCGCCAAGTGGCGGAAGAGGAAGTAAAAAAGAACCCAGAGGTTCAGGCGATTATCTCGGCTGACCGCGAAGTGCACCACGGGCGCGTGGTCTCTATCCTCGACACAGTCAAACTAGCTGGCGTAAAAAAATTCGCGATCAGCATCGATAAAAGGTAGGCCGTACCTTATCCGGAAATTTAGAGCAGTGTCATCTCTAATATATGAGAGTTTCGGTCTTTATCGAGGCCGAAGTGGAAATGTTGTTTTCTTAGAGCATTTCGGATATCGACTTTGAGTTCTTCAGATGGATAACCTTGATTTAACCACTGCAAGTGGCTGTAAACATCTGAAAATAGAGCTTCATCATTTTCCAATGGAATTATGGTGTGAGCCTGCCCGAGCAACCCATAAAGACTCGAATAGGGATACTCTTCGACACGATAGCAAAGTCCGGCCTCGACCGGATTTCGGTAAACATATTTGTAAGCATGCAGATAATACAGCGGTGACTTCAGCAAAGACCAATAGTACGGACCTCCATAGATGTGATTGATGCGACCGGATTCAAAACCGATCACGCGACTGGTTTCGCGCATCAGATAGTTCATCGCCTGACTTAAGTTGCCATGCGGGGTTTGGATGATTAAATGAAAATGATTATTCATCAGAACAAAGCTATGAATACGCACACCATAGGAATGATGTATAAAAAAGAGATACTTCGAGTAAATATCCCAAATTGTTTCCATCGGTAACGAGAACCACTCTTTATTCAGACAGCGTGCGGTCACGTGATAAGGCCAGTCGTTATGAGCTAAAAATTTTTTTCTCGGCATAAGAAAAGGTCTTCTAAGCAAAGCATGCCAAGTCTTAGGTCTGTATTAAATGCATAAGGACGTTTATATTTCCGGATAAGGTACGGCCTACCTCCAAAAAAACTCGACAGAGGTCCTCAATCTTGTCGCACTTTCTGCCGATGAGAATGAGGTGAAGCAGTTCTTTATCGAATACAAACAGATACTCTTTTTTTTCGTACTTCTAACGGGAGTAACTGGATATACACTTTTTGAATCCGATCTTCATCAGGTCCAAGCCGCCTCACCTCAGTTGAAATCTTTGTATGGTCAGAATGTCGCACATGCGGCCGAGCTAACTCCAAGTCATTTTCCTACACGTCAGCCCTCATCAGTCGGAAGTGAAAACACGACAGGTATAAAAAAGCTTGAAAGTGTTTTAGATAAAAAATTCCTGTGTGCTGAAAAAACGGCTCATAAGGCAGAGCAAGTTCGCGAGCAAATGGTGATGATTCGCTTTGATCTTTGCCAGAAAAATTTAAAAGGCATGGCCAAAGAGCTACACTTTGAAAACCAAAGTAATGGGTTTAAAGCTCAAATTTTCGTTGTTGAAAATGGAAGCTACAAAACAGATTTCATTCAATTAAATCAAGGTATCAACAAACTTAAGCTTGAAGTTGTCCTAAAAGATGGGCAAAAGCTTGAGGAATCATTGGAAATTTTATCTGGTTCTTAACTCAAAGCAGTAATTTCGTTTAAATTCAATAGACAGGGGGGAGCGGATTACTTAAGTTCGCCTGCTGTGATGGCAGAAACGAATGTAACGCTCAGCGGTTTTAAGAATAAGTCCGACCTTCATTTGGCCCGTAAGATATGGCACATGACAGGTGTATTTTTGATGTTTCTGGCATGGCAAGTCTTACCATTCTGGTTTTCAATTACATGTTTGATTATTGGTTGGTTGGCGTTTGTTCCCGCAGATGTCATGCGCCAAAAAAATCCTGAAGTGAACAAAGTTTTATCTAATATTTTCCGTCCGATCATGCGCAGTAGTGAACTGAATCGTTTGGCAGGTACGACATACTTGTTAACAGGGGCGTTGATCATCACACTTTTCTTCAATAAAGGCGTGGTCTCTTTAAGTTTATTATTTTTAGCTTTTGCTGATCCTATCGCCAGCTATGTAGGGATTAAGTACGGCAAAGATAAAATCTTCGGACACAAATCAGTTCAGGGTTTCATTGCAGCCTTTGTTGTTTGTGCCCTAGCGAGCTTCTTGTTTTTATTTTTCAATCAAGTTCCAGAGTTTATTTTGATCGTCAGTTTATTGGGCGGTTTAGTTGGAGCCTTGGCTGAGCTTATCCCTTTCGGGAAATTAGATGATAACTTCACTATGCCAGTGGCGAGCAGCATTGGTTTAACCGTATTGTTTTATTTCTTTGGTTATTTCCCTTATTTCGGCTCATAATAATTTTGATTATTTGATTCAACACAAAGATACAAAAGAGGTTCGTAATGGCTGATAGCTATGATTTGTCAGATGAAGGATATTCTAAGTCAGGAAAACGCCTAGGAATGTACATTTACATTCTTCCGAATTTGATGACGATCGCCAATTTATTCTGTGGATTTATCTCTGTTATTTATTCCATTCAAGGTGAATTCAAAATGGCAGCCATCGCGGTGGTTATCGCGGCTGTCTTTGACCAGTTAGATGGTCGTTTGGCGCGATTGACTCACGCGACAAGTAAGTTTGGTGCCGAGCTAGATTCTTTATGTGACTTAGTGAGCTTCGGTTTAGCTCCAGCGATGTTGATGTACCTATGGGCATTGCAACCGTATGGACGCATTGGATTGATGGCTTGTTTCTTATTTGTGGCTTGTGGTGCTTTGCGTTTGGCACGCTTCAATGTGCAGGTGGGCGTAGTTGAAAAAAACTATTTCCAAGGTCTTCCTATCCCAATGGCAGCCGGTATTGTGACAACATCTTTCTTAGCATTTAATGACTTAGGATGGACTCCAGATAAGTTCCGCAGTCTTTTGTGCTTCATGGTTGTTTTGATGGCCTTTGTAATGGTTTCGAACTTCCGTTATCGCTCTTTCAAAGATCTTGATTTAAAAGAAAGAAAAGCCTTTAAATATTTAGTAGCTGGATTGGTGATACTTGTCGTGGTGGCCATGTATCCAGAGATTATGCTTTTTGTATTATTCTTGTCGTACGGAACTCTTGGGGCCGTTTTCGGTATTTTGCAGTTGGGTAAAAAGCGTAAGTTAATGAAAGCTAATGCCTATGCTCCAGAGGCAACGAAAGAAGAAGACCTTCAAGAAGAACAGGACGAAGAATAATATGAAAACATGGAAAAGACCTTTAAAAGTCGGTTTAGTTGGTGCCACAGGAGTTGTGGGCGAAACATTCATTAATATCTTAGAAGAGTACGCTCAGCCGATCGCAGAACTAAGACCATTTGCGAGCCAAAATTCATTAGGACTGAATATTGAATTAGCTGGTAAGCAATGGCCAGTGCAAGTGTTGAAGCCGAATTGTTTTGATGGTTTGGATATGGTGTTCTTTTCTTCTGGAGACGACATTTCCCGTGAATGGGCTCCTGAAGCAGTTAAGGCCGGAGCCTTTGCTGTTGATAACTCTAATGCTTTCCGTATGGATCAGGATATTCACTTGGTTGTACCAGAAGTGAATGGTCACTTACTCAATGCAGATTCGAAACCACAGGTGATTGCAAATCCGAACTGCTCTACAATTCAATTGGTCGTAGCTTTAAAGCCGTTGTTGGATAAATTCGGAATTGAAAATGTAACGGTAGCGACTTACCAAGCGGTGAGTGGTGCGGGCTTGCCTGGTTACGAAGAGTTGTTGAATCAAACAAAAAATTTCCAACAGCCAGATCACGAACCAAAAGCATTTTCAAAACAAATTTTGTTTAACTGTATTCCACAAATCGGTAGCTTTGGCGAAGATGGTTTTTCATCTGAAGAAGCGAAAATCATGAGCGAGACTCCAAAAATTTTAGGAGTTAAGGACTTGAACGTTTCTGCATTCACAGTTCGTATTCCGGCTTTGAATTCTCACTCGGAAGCTGTATGGGTCACTTTAAATAAAGAAGTAGCAAAAGAAGATGTGGTGAATGCTCTTGGTAATTTCGAAGGTATCGCTGTTATGGATCAAGACTTTCCGACGGCACTTGAGGTTTCTGGTGAAGAGCCTGTGTTTGTTGGTCGTATTCACCAAGATCGTCACAATAAAAAACGTTGGTTGATGTGGGTTGTGTCTGACAACTTGAAAAAAGGTGCCGCTCTTAACGGATTACAAATCGCGGAACGTCTATTCTGCTAGACTAGACGTTTATCTTCTGGTCTTTGCTCAGATAGACAGGGACCATTTCGCCATGATGCAATAAAAAGGTGATTCAACATCTTGTCCTCATCTTTCTTAGTTTTGTTTTTCTAAATCCAGTATGGGCAGCCTCTATTGTCGATACCAATACGATTACAATATCAGGCATTTCGGCCTTTGAAGGTGGTACTGTCTATGGCGGTGTCGCTGGCACCTGCACTGGGGATGGTGTTTCGCCGTGTAACAGTTGTACGAATACGTCCACGCCACCTAAAGCCTGCAATCAAAGTAATATCTATGGTTCTTTAGCCTTTCAAATTCAGTTCAAGACATCTGCGGCTCGTAACAATGCGATGGCGCAAATTCTGATAGAAAGCACTCCGCTAATTGTTAATCCTGAAACGAAAAATTGGACCTCTGGTGAAACAGTGGTGTTGAACACGACGTGGGCGGCCATTTGCTCTGCAATGGGAGTTGCGAATTTAGATGGGAATTGCAATATCTCGGGACTGAGTCAAATCGTAGGTTCTAAAACCATAAAGTTTGGGATCGCAGCTGAAGGCGGTGGAACTTTGGCTGATGCCGAAGCTTCGACTTTACAGTTGAAGTTTCATGGAATTCCATCAGGTGCCAGTGATGTGACACAAACTCTGTGCGCCGACAGTGGTGGTGGCTTTGGTGCCTGTAATCTGACATTTGTTGCTGGTGATGGAAAAGCCTTCATTGATGCGGCCATCTTCAATCCCACAGAGCCTGGTGGAACGGCATGGGATTCGATTGCGATTTTTCCTATTGCGACACCAAACGGAGGCGAATCAAATGCCTACACGTCATTTACCAGTGGGGCTGTATCTCCGACCTTTAAAAAAATAGACAATGACGGAACGATTCCCGACTCTCAAGTCGGAGGACTCGCGAACTATCAAAAGTATTGTCTGGTCTACGGGATGAAAAATAAGGCGCAGAATATTTATAAATTTGTGAATGATCCGGCGGCGGCTTCTGCAGGGTGTATTACTCCTTCTGTGGTTGTGGGCATCCTTGATGATAAAAGATGTTTTATTTCAACGGCGGCATTCGGTTCCTCTGATATGTCAGAGGTCGAAACTTTCCGTAAGTTTCGCGATCAGTTCTTAGTTACAAATAATCTAGGGAAAGCGTTTGTAGGTTTTTATTACGACATGAGTCCACCTATCGCGAACATGATCTCAGGCAGTGAACCACTGAAGGCTCTTACGCGTGGACTCCTTTATCCATTTTTACTATTTGCAACGATGGCGTTACAAATAGGTTTCGTATGGGCCATCGTACTCAGTCTGGGCACAGTGATTGGCCTTGTGACGGCTTTTCGTATCTTGAGATTCCGTTCAGTGTTGATGGTGATGCTGCTTGTGCTGGTGTCTCCGCATTTAAAAGCAGACCTTCTGAGCACTGAAGAAAAAATCGATCATCCGAATGCGAAAGAGGGCCTGATTCGCATTAAGAAAGATGGCACTTACGTTTACGATGTGAAAAGAACACCTAAAAATCAATCCAGTCATTTGCGCTTTGGTCAGGCGAATCAGCCGCAGATCACGATCGGTATTGAGCAGACAGACGCCAGTGGGAATCCTACCGGCACATTTAAAGAGTATAGCTTTGAAGATTTCTATGGAAGTGCCTCGGGCGTTATCATTGGATACGACTACGAATGGTTTCCTTGGGGTATGGAAGGTGACGGCGGCCGCTTAGGGGTACAGGCGGGTGGTGCAGGGATGTTTGTAACTGGGAATGGTCGTCTTGTGGCCGATCCAGATACACAGTCAAAAGAAAGTTACACGTTTGTGACATTGCCGTTGAATCTAGGTGCGGTCTATCGTCTTGAGTGGAAAGAACAACAGATGTTTGTTCCCTACGTATCAGGTGGAGGAACGTACTTAGTACTTTTAGAAAAACGTGAAGATAAGGCGATGCCCAGTGCGACAGGCGGCTTTGGATTCTATGGTGCTGGAGGAATTCTTTTTAATTTGAATACGTTTGATCGTGAAGCGGGTTTAAAATTAGACAGTGAGTACGGCATTGGAAACTTGTGGCTGTCGCTTGAGTTCCGTGTCACTGAAGTGCAGAACGCGGCTTTCGGTTTTTCTAATCGCTATGTTAATGCTGGTCTTTCATTTGATTTTTGATGTATAAGACCGCATGCCTCGGATTAAATTTACAGTCTCTTATGATGGAACGGATTATTGTGGTTGGCAGCGCCAAAACCACGGCGATAAGTCCAGTGTTAGCCAGACCATCCAATCCGGTTTAGAAAAAATTTTTGGTCATCCTATTTCGCTATTTGCTTCCGGTAGAACCGATGCGGGTGTTCATGCTTTGAATCAGGTTTGTCACTTCGATACAGAGTGGCCAGAATCGCGTTTAGAGGGCTTTGATTTAAAAAGGGCTATGCGAGCCCACTTGCCCACAAGTATCTTAATTAAGCGAGCGTGGTTAGCTCCAGATGACTTCCATTCAACACTTTCACCTGAAAAAAAGACGTATCGCTACCTGATTAATAACACGCCGAGTCAAAGCGTTTTCCTTGGACGCTATGCCACTTGGGAGAGAACTCCGTTAGATTTAGATTATTTGAACTCGTGTTCCAGTTTTCTTGTGGGAAATCAGGATTTTAAGAGCTTTCAATCCGTTGGGACACCAGTAGCTCACACCATTAGAACCATCGAAAGCGCCATTTGGGAGTGGAGACGCCCCCAAATTGCTCAATTTACGATCACAGGAACCGGCTTTTTGAAGCAAATGGTACGTAATATAGTGGGGACTCAGCTTCTTTTGGCCCGAAAAGGGCTGCCGGCGGAAACAATGCGGGAAATCCTGTCGGCTCAGGACCGTAGGCGGGCTGGACCGCCGGCTCCGCCGCAGGGTCTATTTTTAATGCGAGTTTACTATCCTACAGGCCTTGACAATAAGTGCCGCGAACTTTAAAACACTCATTCATCTATTTTCGGAGTAACTATGAAGACTTGGAATGCAAAAACTGAAGAAGCTGACCGTAAGTGGTTCGTTGTAGACGCCACTGGTTTAAGATTAGGTCGTTTGGCGACTCACATTGCTAATATCTTGCGTGGAAAAAACTTACCTACTTTCACACCAAACGCAGATGCTGGCGGGTTCGTTGTTGTTATCAATTCAGACAAAATCGAAATGACTGGTGATAAATGGAATACTAAAAAGTATTACCGTCACTCACGTTTCTTCGGTTCATTGAAAGAAAAAACAGCTGAGCAAATGAAAGCTACTGATTCAGAATTTATTATCTCTGAAGCAGTTCGTGGTATGTTACCAGTGAACAAGCTTTCAAAATCATTGATCGGCAAATTGAAAGTTTACAAAGGTGCTGAGCACCCTCACGCAGCTCAGAAGCCTGAAGCTTACGTAATCAAACACTAATTAAAGGGATAGAAAATGGCAGCTACTGAAAAAATGTATTATGCAACTGGAAGAAGAAAAACGAGTTCAGCTCGTGTTTACTTAAAACCAGGTAAAGGACAAGTTTCTATCAATGGTAAGAAATCTGATGATTACTTAACTCGTTTGCAATCACGTATGGTGATCATGCAACCTCTTGATGCTGTTAACTTAATGGGTAAATTTGACCTTAAAGTTATGGTAAGCGGCGGCGGTGAGTCAGGACAAGCTGGTGCAATTCGCCACGGTGTTACTCGCGCTTTAATCGCTTTTAACCCTGAGTTAAAAGATGTATTGAAAAAAGCTGGATTTGTTACGCGTGACCCTCGTATGGTTGAGCGTAAAAAATACGGTAAACACGGTGCACGTCGCAGCGGTCAGTACTCTAAACGTTAATCGTATTGTAAAAATTATAGTCAAAAGTCTAGGGGAACCATTTGGTTCCCCTTTTTTTTGTTCATTATCAAGAATTTGTTAAAAAACTGTTAAAAAAATTTGATAATTTTGAAATAAATGATAACCTATTTCTAAACGGACGTAAATTTACCAAGAAGGTCATTTATGCAATATGAAGCAAATAAGTTAGCGCAGTTTTTAAAGGAAAAACGTACTCAATCAGGTCTTTCACAAAAAGACGTGGCGACGAAGTTGGGATACAGCACATCTCAGTTTATCTCAAACTGGGAAAGAGGTATCTCTCAACCGCCAATCAACACATTAAGAACTCTAGCAAACATGTACAATGTTACTGCTGAGCAAATGTTTAATGTTTTGTTGGAAGAAACCATGTTGCAAGTGCAAGTGGATCTGAAAAGAAAGTTTTACGGCGAAGGCCGCGAAAATCACCCGACAGCTTAGTGCTGTCGGGCTCCGATTTCCCTCTCAATTTCATTCTCAAATTGAGTCAGATATTTTCACGATTTTAAGTTAAGCTGGAATCAATATTAGACGATAAGCCCTACATAGGGGTTTTTCGTCTTATGTCTGAAGTTAAGGTTTATAAAAAAGGTCAGTTTCTTTTCAAGGCTGGCGACAAAATTCAATCTGTGTTCGTTATTCAATCTGGTCAGGTTAATCTCTGCTTACAAAAAAATAATAAGATCTTTGATATCATGACTGTGGGTAATGGTTATGTTTTTGGTGACCTTGTTGTCTTAGGAACAAATCAATATCTTTATTCGGGGTTAGTGCAGTCAGAAGTTAAAGTGACAGAAATTCCAGTAGAGATTTTTAAACTGCAATACGAAGCCTTGAATCCTTTAAATAAGACTTTCATTAAAACAATGGCCGAGCGTTTGAAGTGGGCTGTGAATGAAGTGAAGAACTCAAAGCAAGATAAGACGGCTCAACCATGTGCAGAAGATGCGGTTCCTAGAGTTTTTGGTGCTATCTTCCACGTGTTAAATCACAAAGGTGTAAAAGTCGGAAATAAAGTAAAGACGGACTGGCTAACACTACGCAATTACTCACAAAGAATTTTTGGTGAGTCTTTAAAACGTATCGAACAGGCAACGCAGATTTTAGTGAAGACTAAGCAGGGCGAGTATATCATGGGTAAAGACCCTAATATGCCAGAGAGCGAAGCTGAAACTGAAATTCAAGGTTTCCAAATTTACGATCTTCCTGCGCTGGAAGCTTTCTTTGAATTCTATCAGTACTACTATTACAAGGGTGGAAAGTCAGAACTTATCAAATACGATGAAGCCAATTACAATACACTGCGCTTGTTATTGATGGCGTATGAAGGTGTCGAGTGTGATAAGTTTGGTGTTGTTTCTAAAGAGTTCAACCAAGTGGTGGAGTTCTTCAAAGAATATGGTGTGAGTTTAGGAGCGGGTCACTTTACCGCTTTAGAGGCTAAAGGTCTTTTCTGTAAACGTAAAAATACGTCTGACGGAACTGTTCAATTACAATTTGATATTAAAGAATTTGCGAACCAAATTAATATGTGGGCGCTCATTCGCGAAGTCGATAAGTTAAATGAAAAAGGTTATGTGGACATGGACGACATTGATGAAGGGCCGAAGAAAAAGGCTGTCATTGAAGGCGGACAGGAATGTACAGCATGTCACACTATCGTAGCATTGGAGGCTAAGTTCTGCAGCGAGTGCGGTGCTCGCATGGCTGCATCTGAAAGAAAGGCGGCTTGATGAAAGCAGCTTGGGCTTATGCGCTTGCAGTGTTAGTTCTTTTGGTTTCTTTTCAAAACTGTCAGAAACCTCCGCACCCTGATGAACTGGGTTCGCAGAATGTCTATGCGGCAGGTGTTGTCAGTAAAGTGGATTTAAGTCATGAATCTGTGAAGTCTGTGGAGTTTATTATCACAGATCTGAAGTCGATTGTTCACACAACAGGAAATACAATTCAGGTTAAGTATCACAAGGTACTCGATATCGATATGGTCTCTGGGAATATAACAGTGACGAACGATATGGACCCTTCGGTTGAAAACTACTGTCTGACGTCAGAGTTGAAGGCCGAGTTAAACTCGATCTTACATGCATCAGAAGTGTGTAAACGTGGACCAGTGGCCTCTGCGGATACAAATATGTGTGCGCAGGTCGTTCATAATGCCTATGCGAATCTATTCACTGATCGTGAGCAATTTAGCTTAGGGTATGCTTCAGATGCCTGTGGAAGTAATGCGATTGATCTTTGCGGAGAGCAAGCAGATCTTCTAAGAGGCTATATCCAGAATTTAAAATCTGAATACAGCACTCTTTCTTGTAATTAATTACTGTAATATCTTTTTGGAAATCAGATC encodes the following:
- a CDS encoding ExbD/TolR family protein translates to MGFKSDSQDDVLAEINVVPLVDIILVVLIIFMVTAPMIMNSSLNVNLPKAGAGDATAPSKLNILIASDGRLSLDGKIVDEMQIRQVAEEEVKKNPEVQAIISADREVHHGRVVSILDTVKLAGVKKFAISIDKR
- a CDS encoding transposase, with translation MPRKKFLAHNDWPYHVTARCLNKEWFSLPMETIWDIYSKYLFFIHHSYGVRIHSFVLMNNHFHLIIQTPHGNLSQAMNYLMRETSRVIGFESGRINHIYGGPYYWSLLKSPLYYLHAYKYVYRNPVEAGLCYRVEEYPYSSLYGLLGQAHTIIPLENDEALFSDVYSHLQWLNQGYPSEELKVDIRNALRKQHFHFGLDKDRNSHILEMTLL
- a CDS encoding sulfatase-like hydrolase/transferase, which encodes MKASKRDLLKVWIVISLCTAGLLSLSSCKENKKPSFIIVAADQLSFNAFSCSEEKSDEVSGLNTLCHESIRFSNAFTTSTQTAAAMGSLLTATYPFQHQLHRSFDRLNPDLPTLPELFKTQKYRTAFWSGKPTILKKTGLSRGFDLFDDISFLLQSSYSISFRRQSDLFFNWVEESSAPFFSVIYSSDLDSINEGEEQISGLEKFDESLGLFFERLKEENLWESNYVIVVGLQGKSEYARLNESVYSNLHSEATRVAMFIKPPRQKGDEGINWKFDSPISLADFGYSLAKTVSPQINITSDPQFPVWSFSALWSSNELDSIPNEPRFLLVEAANTWKKSLELRFSLIFKHYLFIEADTNEFYNRLTDGLETINLISTQNEVTADDLRSLRRIRELSNADKWRTYTGSEYKLSQNNREYWAKPNSRASVFDKEASRLKKNKTTNPLSTLLIYFKNPKQEKDALYEEARRHSYNLSLENIWGLWDPDRQWPQPAVTNANQ
- a CDS encoding aspartate-semialdehyde dehydrogenase → MKTWKRPLKVGLVGATGVVGETFINILEEYAQPIAELRPFASQNSLGLNIELAGKQWPVQVLKPNCFDGLDMVFFSSGDDISREWAPEAVKAGAFAVDNSNAFRMDQDIHLVVPEVNGHLLNADSKPQVIANPNCSTIQLVVALKPLLDKFGIENVTVATYQAVSGAGLPGYEELLNQTKNFQQPDHEPKAFSKQILFNCIPQIGSFGEDGFSSEEAKIMSETPKILGVKDLNVSAFTVRIPALNSHSEAVWVTLNKEVAKEDVVNALGNFEGIAVMDQDFPTALEVSGEEPVFVGRIHQDRHNKKRWLMWVVSDNLKKGAALNGLQIAERLFC
- the pssA gene encoding CDP-diacylglycerol--serine O-phosphatidyltransferase — translated: MADSYDLSDEGYSKSGKRLGMYIYILPNLMTIANLFCGFISVIYSIQGEFKMAAIAVVIAAVFDQLDGRLARLTHATSKFGAELDSLCDLVSFGLAPAMLMYLWALQPYGRIGLMACFLFVACGALRLARFNVQVGVVEKNYFQGLPIPMAAGIVTTSFLAFNDLGWTPDKFRSLLCFMVVLMAFVMVSNFRYRSFKDLDLKERKAFKYLVAGLVILVVVAMYPEIMLFVLFLSYGTLGAVFGILQLGKKRKLMKANAYAPEATKEEDLQEEQDEE
- a CDS encoding MotA/TolQ/ExbB proton channel family protein encodes the protein MLSEKIFVIAHYADQAVLILLVLMSVVSVGMIFERFVALKKVSQDSEAIRAKIRQALHDGNLAGFEDLARDTSSLEGRAASQALRHLNETGLAGFEEVFNTFMLNEKPALERYLAPLATIASNAPFIGLLGTVLGIMKAFNDLAQASDAGQQTVMAGISIALVATAAGLFVAIPAGIFYNYYTRKVKGIYTNLESVKELGLAYAKKKGLN
- a CDS encoding diacylglycerol/polyprenol kinase family protein, with amino-acid sequence MAETNVTLSGFKNKSDLHLARKIWHMTGVFLMFLAWQVLPFWFSITCLIIGWLAFVPADVMRQKNPEVNKVLSNIFRPIMRSSELNRLAGTTYLLTGALIITLFFNKGVVSLSLLFLAFADPIASYVGIKYGKDKIFGHKSVQGFIAAFVVCALASFLFLFFNQVPEFILIVSLLGGLVGALAELIPFGKLDDNFTMPVASSIGLTVLFYFFGYFPYFGS